The genomic stretch GGTCTCGTCGCAGGAGTCCCGTCCCACCGCTCCCCACCATCTCTCGCCGCTGGGGTAGCTTCTCCACTCGGCCAACAACGGTTCCTGATAACAGACGGACCAACGATAATCCCCCCAGAGACCGGGAATACGGTATCTCTGACGACCTCTCCCAGGGACGACCAAAAGAACGCTGAGTTCGTCCTGAAAACGGGTCGCAGACCCGGAGAAAGGCACGCCTTCGTGAACGTCGTTGAACGAAAAGCTATCGCCGTCTCTCCTGATGCCCATGGAGAGACACCAACATCTCATCCTCTCCAGAAGCCCATCCAGGGAAAGACGGCCGGGCAGGGAGCCGAGCTCCTCCGCCGCCTTCACCCTATCCAGAACGTAGTCTCCCCTTTTGTCTCGACGACACAGTCTGTGAAGTCCCGATAGATCCATGATCTCACCTCACGAGTTGCATATGAATTGCATAAAATCCCAAAACGATATATAATTAAACACGTTTCGACCTTCACCTTTATAGGCAATACACATGAGATTGTACATGAAAGGAAGGATGCCAACTGAAAAAAAGTCCCGACCATCTCGAAAACTTCTATCTATCCATGGATATAACCCGAAATTGCCTGGTGATGACCGATTACGACGGCACCCTAGCCCCTTTCGTATCCGACAGAGGCAAGGCACTGCCCTGGCCGGGAGTGGCGAAGACCCTGGAGGCCCTTCCCTGTCCGGTAGTCGTAATCACCGGAAGAGATCCCGAAGAGGTGAGGAATCTTCTCTCCATACAACGTCCTATAGACATATACGGAGAGCACGGATCCGTCCATCTCTCCTCAAACGGAGAGAGACGGACCTTGATATCCCCGGACTCGGGAACCCTGGACACGCTGGAGAGGCTGACGAAGGGGCTACCAGCGGAAGTCGTGGAGAAAAAGACCACGGCCATCGCCATCCACCTGCGAAATATCGACGAAAAATCGCGGAATAAAGCCATGGAAGTGGTCTCCCTGTGGAAAAAGGCTCTCCCCATCGATCGCTGGACCATAGACCGTTTCGACGGAGGTTTCGAAGCCAAGCAGAGAGGAAATAATAAGGGAAACGCCGTCGCATCGATACTGAACAGATTTCCCCACAGACCGGCATGCTACCTGGGAGACGATAAAACCGACGAGGACGCTTTCCGCTCCCTATCGGGGAGAGGACTTTCCATACTGGTCTCAGACATAGAAAAAGACACAGAAGCGGCTATCCGCCTCCACCCGCCGGAGGAAGTCCTGGCCTTTTTCAAGACTCTGGAGAAAAAGCTCAAAGGTTACAGGAGGTGACCTGCAATGGATATAGAGGAAAAAAATCGCCGATTGGTAGTAGTATCCAACAGACTTCCGGTAAAACTCAACCACTCCGAGGGAGTCTGGGAGGGTAAACCCGGTTCGGGAGGATTGGTTACCGCTCTGAGCCCGCTACTGAGGCATCGTGGAGGACTCTGGGTCGGATGGCCCGGCAACAGGGAACCGGCCCCTCTGGGAGCTATAAGAAACCTTCTAGGCCCCCTATCCGAGGAATGGGGATTCCGCCTCACCCCGGTGATACTGTCCGAAAAAGACGTCGACAGCCATTATTACGGGTTTTCCAACGCCATATTATGGCCGCTATTCCATGGGCTACAGAGTAGATGTTGCTTCGAAAACAGATTCTACCGATCCTTCATATCGGTCAACGACAAATTCGCCAAGGTCCTCGCCAAACACACCGCACCTAACGACTTCATCTGGATCCACGACTACCAACTGATTCCTCTCGGAGAGAGGCTGTCCCGGCTGCGACTTAACCGGTCGACGGGATTTTTCCTCCACATACCCTTTCCCTCGCCGGACATATTCTTCAAGCTTCCCTGGAGAGAGGAGATCCTCTCGGCCATGATGTCCTACAGATTGATAGGTTTCCAGACTCCCAGAGATAGAAGGCACTTCTCCGAATGTCTACGCCAGCTGGATCGCAGCACTAGACAAAGAGGACACGGTCGAATAGTGGAGCTCCACTCCATGGGTAAAAGGGTTCTAGCAGGAGCCCTTCCGATAGGGATAGACTTCAGAGAGTTCTCCGATATGTCGAAAGGCCCCGAGTCGATGGAGAGAAAGGGACATTTCAAGAAAGAGCTTGGTAACCGTTTTCTGTTTCTGGGGGTGGACAGGCTCGACTACACCAAAGGTCTACCCAACAAGCTTAGGGCTTTCGAATTGATGTTGCGCAGGACCCCTTCCCTCCGGGAAAAGGTCGTTCTGTATCAGATAGTGATACCAAGCAGAGAGGAGATCCCCGAGTATAAAGAGCTCAAGACCGAGATAGAACTTCTGGTCAGCCGGATAAACGGAGAGTTCGCGACCCTGGACTGGACTCCCGTCGTATATCGCTATCGTCCTATGGAGAGGAACGACCTTGTCTCCCTC from Dethiosulfovibrio faecalis encodes the following:
- the otsB gene encoding trehalose-phosphatase, whose protein sequence is MDITRNCLVMTDYDGTLAPFVSDRGKALPWPGVAKTLEALPCPVVVITGRDPEEVRNLLSIQRPIDIYGEHGSVHLSSNGERRTLISPDSGTLDTLERLTKGLPAEVVEKKTTAIAIHLRNIDEKSRNKAMEVVSLWKKALPIDRWTIDRFDGGFEAKQRGNNKGNAVASILNRFPHRPACYLGDDKTDEDAFRSLSGRGLSILVSDIEKDTEAAIRLHPPEEVLAFFKTLEKKLKGYRR
- a CDS encoding alpha,alpha-trehalose-phosphate synthase (UDP-forming) — translated: MDIEEKNRRLVVVSNRLPVKLNHSEGVWEGKPGSGGLVTALSPLLRHRGGLWVGWPGNREPAPLGAIRNLLGPLSEEWGFRLTPVILSEKDVDSHYYGFSNAILWPLFHGLQSRCCFENRFYRSFISVNDKFAKVLAKHTAPNDFIWIHDYQLIPLGERLSRLRLNRSTGFFLHIPFPSPDIFFKLPWREEILSAMMSYRLIGFQTPRDRRHFSECLRQLDRSTRQRGHGRIVELHSMGKRVLAGALPIGIDFREFSDMSKGPESMERKGHFKKELGNRFLFLGVDRLDYTKGLPNKLRAFELMLRRTPSLREKVVLYQIVIPSREEIPEYKELKTEIELLVSRINGEFATLDWTPVVYRYRPMERNDLVSLYSASDAIVVTSVQDGMNLVCKEFCASHWDNRGTVILSEFAGAARQFKDGALLINPYSDEETADAMERAFYMDENEKRHRMSKLRRIVKRQDIFWWTDKFLKASYGMGLEDWPYRELPSITGIQQRNWQKTEEAKR